A region of the Cannabis sativa cultivar Pink pepper isolate KNU-18-1 chromosome 3, ASM2916894v1, whole genome shotgun sequence genome:
CATGGAAGAATATAAAACATAAATACACATAACTTTCCACTGAAGAAGATTccagtttgtaattttttcttttggttacTCTCCAATCCAAAACAgtactatttttatatataatataaacgtGTACTAAAAACATATGCTACAATAATGTATTAGGCACTTAATTtacataaaaactaattaacttgccatagaaatatttaatatagtggtttattatttctaatatacaTTGGCTACTTTATGACCTGGCTAAGTCATATTTTATCTAAACATATGACTATTATGAGCCTTTGAATTTCTGAAATTGAATCTTATAGCCAAAAAAGATGGAGAGCTAGCTGAACACCAACAAACAGATTTGGTCATGTCTTCACTCATCATTTCTAGCGTGGGAAAGTTACTGAAGGTGTCCATGTTGGTAAGCCTCTCAGTACAATCTTTCTTGTTAGTTTTGGCACCTATTCGAAAATGGTCAAGAAGCAACCTCATTGCATGGTCTGTATGGGGATTTTACTTGGTTGCAGACTGGATTGCTGCAACAATTATAGGACAAATCATCAAGAGCAACGACACTAAAACCGACGATCATTACTCGTTGTGGGCTTCTTTTCTTTTGATGCATCTCGGCGGCCCTGATACCATTACTTCATTGTCTTTAGAAGACAACGAGCTGTGGATCAGACACTTGTTTGGCCTCATTTTGCAAGTTCTCTCAGCTGTTTTTACTCTCTTCAGGAGAGGATCCAAAAACAGGTTGTTGTGGCCTAATATCTTAGTTTTCATTGTAGGAGTCATCAAGTTTGGAGAGAGAACTTGGGCTTTGCGCTTGGCAAGTCTGAAAAAATTTGGAGAGACCAATTTGCCTGATCCAAATCCTGGTCCTGACTACAAAGAAGCTGAGCAACTCTACTCAACAGTGAGGCCTGTTCAGGTTCAAGGTACCATAACAGAGATGATGGCATCAGCTATGAGTGGTGGTGTTAGCAATTATGGTCAACACTCAACCGATGAAGAAGAAtctaataaaaaagattttgaTGAGATGAAACTTTTACAAGAGGCATATACCTTTTTTGGTACCTTTAAGGGACTTATTgttggttttcttcttagctCTAAAGATAGAGAGTGGAGTCGTAGttattttttccatgaaaatgcTGCTCGTGCATTTAGATTGGTTGAATACGAGCTCTGTTTCATGTACCAAGTGCTCCATACCAAGGCACTTGTCATACATGGGAAACTTGGTTACTCTCTTCGCTTCATTACTATTTGTTCCACTGTTTTAGCCTTCTTGGTTTTCCTTTTCATTGAGAAAAAACATGGTTTTggtaattttgaaaattgtgtTACTTATGCCTTGTTCATTGGAGCCATTGTCCTTGAAACTTTCTCTGCTGTCAAGCTTATGTTTTTGGATTGGGTTCTCTTGGCATTTAAAGATAGTTGGTTTATTAAACATGTTCCCAATATGATATTAAGAAGAAAAAGATGGTCCAAATCAGTTTCCCAAATGGACATAATTGGTCATTGTTTACAACCtgagataaaattcgaaaatttagtTTGTTATCTTCACAAGTATGGAGTGTCCAAGCTCATGAAAAGGATGTTGTACAATTTTTCATACCGGAAAGCAGTGGATAAGGATCTCGAGATTCATATTTTCGAGGAGACGAAGAATAAATCCAAGAAGGCAATTAGTTTGAGAGATGCAATGGAAGCATGTTCACAAAGAGGAGAAGCAGCTCTGTTGCAGAATTCTTCAAGCTATATTAAACTGAAATGGAGCATAGGTGAGTACCAATATGCTGAGAGCCTTCTTCTTTGGCACTTAGCTACTGAGCTTTGCTACAATGATCAAGCCAATTCAACAGAAGAAGATCAATCATTCTCTCAACTCTTTGCTCAACGCTTTTTCGATACATGTATCTGTCAAggacatcaagaagaagaaCAGAATGCCAATGATCAACAATCAAGTGGCATTGATTACAAAAACATTTGCCAGCTGATCTCGAAATACATGTTCTATCTTCTAATCGAAAAATCAGACATGTTGGCACCGGTTTTAGGGAATTGGAACATAGTGTTTGCAGATACTTGTGAAGAAGCAAGGAGATTTTTCGACAAGCACAAGATTTCGTGTCATGGTAAAGCATGTTGGGAGATTCTTTCTATGAAACCGAAAGTTAGATCGAGAGCTGTAAAGGGTGAGAGAAGCAAGTCTGTGTTGTTTGATGCGTGTATTCTTGCACAACAATTACAGAATGAGGAATCACAATGGAAGATTATGAGTGGAGTTTGGGTGGAAATGTTGTCATATGCTGCTATTAATTGTACACCATTTTTTCATGCAAAGCAATTGAGTAAGGGAGGAGAGCTCTTGACTTTCACATGGCTGATAATGAATCACTTGGGTTTGGGAACACAATTTGCCGAGCAAGAACAACAAGCTGGAACAAAGATGGACACAATAATTTGAGCAAGAATCAATTATTAGAGATGTCATTGTGTTCAAACtcattatattgtattgtatgtaGCCAAATTGCAGTTGCCTTAATAATTTAATTGTGTGTTCATTTATTGAATTTATTAAGGTTTATGTCAAggaaaatttaaataaagacACAAGCACAAGCATAAGCATAATCATACAATATACTTGAATTGGATGATGAAAAAGATCCTACATCTAAATCCAAGGCAAAGGAGTAAACCCTAGCTAGCCAAAAATGGTAGAGAGGAAGAAatgcaacaaaaaaaaagaagggTTTAAATAAAGGAGACAAATCAGAAAACACTAATTAAGATGGAGACTTCAGAAAAATACACATGCTACCCACATGTACCCCACCCCTTCACCCAATATAATACcaagaaaaatactttttaatttaAGAGTGTTCATTCCATCCAATTCAATATTTCTCTTCTCATTGATTCAATCCAATTAATAATTAGATTCAAAAAATCTTCATCCGATTTaatctaattattaattgaatttaaTCAGTTTTTAATTGAACATCTAATTACatacttaaattttaatattaatttaaaaatatgaagaaaaaaaatacgtatgaactaaatatcatcttttatttaaatttaatactcCATAAATATACCATCGTTACAATAATGCAActaaaagtttaaaataattaaaacaagatTAGAACAgtttttaattagattttaagATTAATATCTAATAATTGATCAAATCCAATTAAAATCCAACTTTTAACCTCCAATCTAATtgtaattgaatatttaattttttgtaattagattgaattaaattagtttaattcaattcaattggaTTAGATGTTGTCTATTCCTATCCCTATCTTTTATAAAGCAAATTTTGATACTCCTACCCAATTTATGTATGAAAATGAGGTGTAAACATGGTTTAATACTTATTACGATCATAATCAAACCGAACTTTTCTTGAAGAATATAGTGACTGCAAAGCTGGTCCTCACCTCaacatttcaaatataaatagtaTAATAATTTGTAATGCTTTATTACCAGCTTTGCAGTCACTATATTCTTAAAGAAAAGTTCGGTTTAATTATGATCGTAATAAGTACTAAACCATGTTTACACCTCATTCATACATATTTATAAACTATTGTAGATTCCCAtgcttataataataaatatatattatgtaagaaaaaaataatttaaaacataagtattaataaggaaaaaaatatatttaataaaaacaacatagtaaagttaaaatttaataatatataaatagacTGGCCTTAAATTTTTGTACTATGGTGGAGCTATCTACCCACTCTGTGTTATTGGCTATTACCATACtttgattattttgttaattattctccttgatcttaatttccatggCTTCTTCTCCTAATCCTAATCCTAGTCTTACCTACTTGTTGGTCCTTGCTGATACTGTGCTTGAATGGTTGCGTCTCTTAGATAATGAGGAGTTTCCAGTATACAAGAGCACTGTTGCTGATTACTTGTCTCGTCTGGAGAACGATCTCTGGTTTGTCCATGCTTCATTTCAACAAGGAGGATTAGTTGTACTTAACAGCCATGATCATGAAAATCTACTCAGAAGTAGTTTGGAATTGGTAATGAAAATGTGGAAGAAGGCATTGGAAACACGTTACGTATTTCCAAACAAAAAAGTAGTCACTTTCATGAACTCAGTCTCAGAGCCTCTGACAGTACTCTGCCATGAATTCGAAGATGTAACGAAGAAACTACATTCATCCTTGCCCAATACTATTATTAATTCAAGTGGTGAATCAGATGAAGCAAAGTTTATTGTTGGGAGAGAAAATGACAAAGCAGAGATCATgaaacttataaacaaaaataacttTGGGATGGGGGAGAAGAATGCTAGAGTGATCACCATTTTTGGTGATTCTGGAATAGGAAAAACAACCCTTGTTCGAAATATCTACAATGATATGGAGAAGAAAAGATTCCATAGGTGTATATGGGTTTCCATGGGTGGTAATTACAACTCGGGTTTGATTGAGATTATCAGACAGCTTCTTGCCGCCGGTGGAGATGTCCCAGCTTATAATCGCGACGATGTTCCAAAGCGTCGGTTGCTAGAAGAACTCGGAAAAgccatagataaaaagaaatgcTTCATCGTTATAGATGATTTGATAGATGATGTGTTTCGGAATACAGAGAATTATAATCTTCTCAGTTTCCTCGGAATCCATTGTGCTTGGGGTACTCGCGTCTTAGTCACCACCAGAAGTGAAAAGCTTGCCGACGAACTACGTACGAGTTCTGCTCAACCCTATCGATTGGGTCCTTTGAATggagaagcttcttgggatgtTTTCAGAAGAAGAGCTTTTCTGGGGTTAAACGAGGAGGAGTTATCACCAGAATTGGTGAGCAAAAGGAAAGCCATTGCTGAAAAATGTGAAGGAGTTCCTTTACGTTTACTTGTAATCTCAACAATTATTCTGTTATCTCAAAATCCTAACCATttgaatgatgatgatgatgaagtagAAAAGATTATTGAAGAAGTGAGTGGGTATAAAGGTGTCGTGAATAATCGATTGAATGTTGGGTGGAGACAAACTGAATCTTCTTTACCTCGTGATATGGTTATAGGGAGAGAtgaagaaaaatcagttgtacTGAACTTGTTGTTGGAGGAGAAGGAGAAGGAGAATCTGCAACAGAATCCAACGGTTATTTCCATTGTTGGAATTGGTGGAATTGGGAAAACAGCACTTGCTCAACTCATTTTCAATGACGAGAGAGTTGAATCACATTTTGATCTTAAAATCTGGGTTTGTGTGTCTGATACATTTGATGTGAAAGTGATTATGGAGAAGATTATTGCATACATAACGAGTACTTACCCAGAAAACAATGAGTTAAACCAGTTGGAAATACTTCTTCGAAATGAAATACGACACAAGCGATATCTTTTGATTCTTGATGATGTGTGGAATGAGCGTGAAGAGAAATGGAAGAGCTTAATGGCATTGATGTCATATGGGAATGGGAGCAGAATTATTGTAACTACTCGAAGTAGAAAAGTTGCTGAGATTACAAGTGAGAAGAAGGAGAGATTAAGTCATGAGTTGAAGAGATTAGATGAAGATTATGCTTGGTTACTGTTTGTGAAAGTGGCTTTTGAGCAAGGAGAGCATCCAAGCAATGATGAAATCGAAAAAATCGGACGAGATATTGTGAGAAAATGTGAAGGAATTCCTCTTCTGATACGGACAATTGGAAGCATGTTGTTTTTCAAGAATCCTGAAGAAGAGTGGCAAAGATTCTATGATGAGAAACTTTCAGAGATATTAGAAAATGCTTCTGATGTTTTGAAAACTCTTGAATTGAGTTATTTAACTTTGGAAAAGTCTTTGCAGCTGTGTTTTGCTTACTGTGGACTTTTTCCTAAAGATTATGAATTTGAGGTGAACACACTTGTGTATTTGTGGGCGTCACAGGGTTATGTGAGGCAGAAACATCATTTGGAGAATCTTGACATAAAAGGTTATGATAGTTTTGAGTATTTACTTaaaagatttttctttcaagAAACTGAGAAAGATGAGTTTGGGAAGGTAATAAAATGCAAAATGCAGAATTTAATGCATGATCTTGCTAGAAAAGTGGGAGAAGAACCTTATGCAATTGTTTGTAATAAGGAAGAAAAGTTTAATGGTGTAATTCGTCATGTTTCTTTCGATTTTCATTTAGATTCATCTTGGCAGATTCCAATTTCATTATTGTCTAAATCAAAAATGATTTGGAGTTTGATTTTGCCTAGGCAGTTTCGATGGGCAATTGAAGGCAGATCAAATGATGACTCAATTTGTGATGTTATTCTAAAATTCAAGTGGTTAAAGATGTTGGATTTGCACAATTCTGGCATTAAGGTGTTACCAGATTCTATTGGTGAGTTGAAGAATTTGGGTTATCTTGATCTTTCTCAAAATGTTAATATCAAGTCATTGCCAAGTTGTATTGGTGAGTTGAAAAATCTGCAGACTTTGAAACTCAATCATTGCAGTAATCTCAGAGAATTGCCCAGTGGTATTACTAAGCTAAATGGTCTGAGAAATCTTGAAAATGAGTCATGTTCTTTGACTCATATGCCAAAGGGACTGCACAAACTATCTAAACTTAGAAGATTATCAGAATTTGTGTTGGATAAGGGGATTGAAAGAAGCTTACCAGAATTGGTGTTGGATAAGTGTATTGACTCTCTCCctaagaaaatattaccagAATCTGTGTTGAATAAGTACTCTGTCTCAAAGAAAAGTGGGAAGCTCAATGAACTAAGTGATCTAAATGAGTTGAGAGGAAAGCTCAAACTTACAAATTTGAGATTTCACATAAGTGATAAGACATCACAAGCATATTTGTTCATGAAGAAGCATCTTTCATCCTTAACATTGAGTTGGGATATTGACGAAATTGTTGAGGAAGATGATTGCGAAAAGGGACTAGAAGATCTTAGACCACATAGGAGTCTCAGAGAATTTTGTTTATCTGCTTATGGTGGTAGAAATTTTCCGAAATGGCTTTCGTCTCTTAAAAATCTTGTCAAGCTATCATTATCGAAATGCAACAAATGCCAGTTCTTACCCCCACTAGAACACTTTTCAAAACTTGAAGTGTTGATAGTTGATGAGTTGATGAAGCTGCAATACATTGTGGAGaacaaatcaacaacaacattttcATCCTTGAAAGAGATTCGCCTTACTAATTTGCCAGAAGTAAAGGGATGGTACTGGAATGATGCTGCAGAAAATGttgaacaagaagaagaagaagaagaagctacaTTTACTTGTCTTTCTAAATTGGTTGTTGAGGATTGCCCAAATCTCACTTCCATGCCTCTCTTTCCTTGTCTAGAAGAACTACTATTGTTGAAAAACACTAGTTGGAAGCCATTCAAACAGACTATGGCATTGGCAGCAACACAAgaagcatcatcatcatcatcatcatcatcatcatcaagttTGTACCTATTTTTCTCTCAATCTTTTTTATGTGCTAAGTGTAGTTATCATTGATCAATGAAGttttacattaaaattattatttctttcagGTGGATCTAGTTTCAAACAGACTATAGTATCAAATAAAGGGAAAGAAATTCAGCAACCAAATGAACTCAAAAAGCCATCATCAACAACTTGTAGCACAGTTGCTCCTCTCTCCAAATTGAGGACACTACATATCATTAACATGTCAAATGGTGATCCAAATATGTGGCAGTCCCTTCACAGCCTCCGTTCTGTGACATTGGATCATATTGCTGACATAAATGATCAGCTCCAAGGACTTAGACAAGTGAAGAGCCTGCAACAACTTCGTATATGGCGGTGTGATAGCTTAGAGGAAATTCCAAGTTGGATCAACGACTCTAATTCGCTTAAGACAATTTCGATCAAGCTATGCCCCAAGTTGACAGTATCGCGTGACAAACTTAGCCTCATTACCAGTTCAAAAAAGGTGGAGATTGAGGACTGTCCTCGACTTTCTCACATTGCAACCATGCTTAAAGATCCTCTCTACACTCAATAATTCAAACTCCCCTGTTGTTTCAGGTATTGTTTATCAGTTTTTCAATTTCATATTTGTTAAATGTTGTTCTTTTgcttatgatattttcattaacaACTTGTCTGAATTTATTCAGTCTTATGAAGCTGTTTGTTTAGCtcaattttctttcatttttacaaaaatgagcTTTGCTTGGAAAAGATAACCCTAcatattcattttaattattggaaaagaaaaaacacactttaatatttaaataaattgcaaGAAGAAGAAATCTTCTGAAGCATGCATGAAGAAATTTTTGTGCTAAATAATTGTTTTTATGATAAGCAAACTTAAAGTCACTTGCTTGGTTACCATGGAAATTGGAAAATAATCATTCTTgttatggttcttggatagcTTCATCTTATTATCTTACTCTGGTTTTGATAATTGATTTTCAGTTTTTTCACTTATTCAGGTGGAATTGCATGGTTGATGGTGTTGCTTCTAAGGCTTGTTTTCTGGATTCTCCAAGTTGGTGGTTTTGGTTGTGTTGA
Encoded here:
- the LOC115709589 gene encoding uncharacterized protein LOC115709589; translation: MSSLIISSVGKLLKVSMLVSLSVQSFLLVLAPIRKWSRSNLIAWSVWGFYLVADWIAATIIGQIIKSNDTKTDDHYSLWASFLLMHLGGPDTITSLSLEDNELWIRHLFGLILQVLSAVFTLFRRGSKNRLLWPNILVFIVGVIKFGERTWALRLASLKKFGETNLPDPNPGPDYKEAEQLYSTVRPVQVQGTITEMMASAMSGGVSNYGQHSTDEEESNKKDFDEMKLLQEAYTFFGTFKGLIVGFLLSSKDREWSRSYFFHENAARAFRLVEYELCFMYQVLHTKALVIHGKLGYSLRFITICSTVLAFLVFLFIEKKHGFGNFENCVTYALFIGAIVLETFSAVKLMFLDWVLLAFKDSWFIKHVPNMILRRKRWSKSVSQMDIIGHCLQPEIKFENLVCYLHKYGVSKLMKRMLYNFSYRKAVDKDLEIHIFEETKNKSKKAISLRDAMEACSQRGEAALLQNSSSYIKLKWSIGEYQYAESLLLWHLATELCYNDQANSTEEDQSFSQLFAQRFFDTCICQGHQEEEQNANDQQSSGIDYKNICQLISKYMFYLLIEKSDMLAPVLGNWNIVFADTCEEARRFFDKHKISCHGKACWEILSMKPKVRSRAVKGERSKSVLFDACILAQQLQNEESQWKIMSGVWVEMLSYAAINCTPFFHAKQLSKGGELLTFTWLIMNHLGLGTQFAEQEQQAGTKMDTII
- the LOC115709171 gene encoding putative disease resistance protein RGA1 codes for the protein MASSPNPNPSLTYLLVLADTVLEWLRLLDNEEFPVYKSTVADYLSRLENDLWFVHASFQQGGLVVLNSHDHENLLRSSLELVMKMWKKALETRYVFPNKKVVTFMNSVSEPLTVLCHEFEDVTKKLHSSLPNTIINSSGESDEAKFIVGRENDKAEIMKLINKNNFGMGEKNARVITIFGDSGIGKTTLVRNIYNDMEKKRFHRCIWVSMGGNYNSGLIEIIRQLLAAGGDVPAYNRDDVPKRRLLEELGKAIDKKKCFIVIDDLIDDVFRNTENYNLLSFLGIHCAWGTRVLVTTRSEKLADELRTSSAQPYRLGPLNGEASWDVFRRRAFLGLNEEELSPELVSKRKAIAEKCEGVPLRLLVISTIILLSQNPNHLNDDDDEVEKIIEEVSGYKGVVNNRLNVGWRQTESSLPRDMVIGRDEEKSVVLNLLLEEKEKENLQQNPTVISIVGIGGIGKTALAQLIFNDERVESHFDLKIWVCVSDTFDVKVIMEKIIAYITSTYPENNELNQLEILLRNEIRHKRYLLILDDVWNEREEKWKSLMALMSYGNGSRIIVTTRSRKVAEITSEKKERLSHELKRLDEDYAWLLFVKVAFEQGEHPSNDEIEKIGRDIVRKCEGIPLLIRTIGSMLFFKNPEEEWQRFYDEKLSEILENASDVLKTLELSYLTLEKSLQLCFAYCGLFPKDYEFEVNTLVYLWASQGYVRQKHHLENLDIKGYDSFEYLLKRFFFQETEKDEFGKVIKCKMQNLMHDLARKVGEEPYAIVCNKEEKFNGVIRHVSFDFHLDSSWQIPISLLSKSKMIWSLILPRQFRWAIEGRSNDDSICDVILKFKWLKMLDLHNSGIKVLPDSIGELKNLGYLDLSQNVNIKSLPSCIGELKNLQTLKLNHCSNLRELPSGITKLNGLRNLENESCSLTHMPKGLHKLSKLRRLSEFVLDKGIERSLPELVLDKCIDSLPKKILPESVLNKYSVSKKSGKLNELSDLNELRGKLKLTNLRFHISDKTSQAYLFMKKHLSSLTLSWDIDEIVEEDDCEKGLEDLRPHRSLREFCLSAYGGRNFPKWLSSLKNLVKLSLSKCNKCQFLPPLEHFSKLEVLIVDELMKLQYIVENKSTTTFSSLKEIRLTNLPEVKGWYWNDAAENVEQEEEEEEATFTCLSKLVVEDCPNLTSMPLFPCLEELLLLKNTSWKPFKQTMALAATQEASSSSSSSSSSSGSSFKQTIVSNKGKEIQQPNELKKPSSTTCSTVAPLSKLRTLHIINMSNGDPNMWQSLHSLRSVTLDHIADINDQLQGLRQVKSLQQLRIWRCDSLEEIPSWINDSNSLKTISIKLCPKLTVSRDKLSLITSSKKVEIEDCPRLSHIATMLKDPLYTQ